The Leopardus geoffroyi isolate Oge1 chromosome C3, O.geoffroyi_Oge1_pat1.0, whole genome shotgun sequence genomic interval TCCAGGTGGATGCAGGGACGATGccactgacagcagggagactgCTCCTCCATGGAGACTGGAGATGGGTGCCATGGAAACTGCACCAGGTGAGGCCCGGGGATGAAAACTGGAGGAACAGCTCAAAGAGCTCCAGGGACTATCAAGAGCCGCACGTGCTCACTCCTACTCCTTACAAACAGGTGACTGAGtaccctctccctgtgccctgtCCCACCTCTAAGGATCAGGAGGTTTGTTTTTTATGAAACTGAACCACAACAGCTGTGGATTTAGTCCTACCAGCACAGCAGAATGCAAGAGGACAAGAGCGTATCTATGTAGGACACTGGAAGATTCTTCTCTGAAGAAACTGAACAGACTTAAAAAGCCTCAGAAAATGATTGTTGGGGATCCCCCAAGGAGAACACCTATCTTGACATGAAGTCCACTCACAAAGCCTATTATTAGCTTTCTAGAGCctcattcttaaaatataaatggctCATGAGTAAACATCAGATGTTCACCAGATCTTTTAGAGCCTCAATTtagaaagacaacaaaatgaaatagataGCAGTTGCAAACTGTTGACACATGACCTGGTTTTGTACAGCCTGTGAGCTAAGGATGGTTTTTATATCACAACAAAGATCATGAATgtctcacaaagcctaaaatatttattatctggtccTTTAAAGTTTGCCAAACCCTATTTGAGAAGATTATGGAAGAATACCTTCAAATTTCTGAGGGAAATTAATTTACAACATAGAATTTTTATAGCCAGCCGAACTATCAAGTGGACAGCTATGGGAAGACTAAAACTTAAGTCCCTGCATTCGTGCTGAAGAAGCCACTGATATTTGAACCTAACCAACAAGGCAGTAAaccaagagaaaggaagacaggagaCTGAGAGAACAGTGAAGCCAACAGAAAGGGTGAAGGAAGCCCCAGGACAATGCTAAACAGCAGGCCTAGACAGCATTCAATCCAGACCTTGCAAGATGATGGGAGGAtttgggtaggggtggggggaaagaaccAATAAATTTCCTGATAATTTTGACTCTGTGGAAAGTTGGAAAACAGTACTGAGATGCTGCTACAGATGCATAAAGAActaaccaaaaattttaaaaaattacttattaacCTGGAGGCTAATTATTAACTCCAGATGGACAAAAAAAATCGTTCAAGAAAAGGACACTAGTTTAATATGTGGCTAAGGAATAAACAATATTTATGTGCCTTAATAATACACAGAAtattttctgagcctcaattaTAACTGTATTGGAAACACTGGGGTAAGGAAAGTATGTAGGTGGGTCCATGAGAAGGAGAGACTGGAAGAAAGCTAAATCCTCAACTggggaaagaaatttttttatatatcttatcCTTTGTATCAATCATATCCTTctcttaaaattcacaaaattctaAATCAATAGCTAATAAGATTTTTTGGATTATATACTGTGAAAGTATTACTGTATTCCGATTATATaaaagacctttttaaaaaaatcaagtgttaCTTCTAAGccatcaaattagaaaaaaaaagaagaggaactcagagaaatgaaaagtgaaatgaaacCTATATTAAgaaagattatattttaatttacacagccttcttttttttctctaaaatacataaaatcttcTATGGTAGAGAACAAACTCTATGTCACACGAAGTAGTCTGAAATCAAAGTTACCACTATAATACTATTTTGTTTATGTGCATAAtccattgtattttattaaaaaaggctTATTCCAGGAAAAAGTAACAGAGCACATCTATTGTGAATTAATGCATAAATTATCAACAGAAACAtataacacttcttttttttatttaaaaaaaatttttttttaaatgtttatttatttttgagacaatgcaagacacagagtgcaagcaggggaggggcagacagagggagatacagaatctgaagcaggctccaggctctgagctgtcagcccagagcccgatgtggggctcgaactcgtgaaccgtgagatcatgacctgagccaaagtcggatgcttaacttactgagccactcaggtgccccaaaacatatTTCTTAATAAACGAATGCTTCGTATCTCTACCAAACACCATTTgttcttcaaaatataaattaaaagttcCTAATCACCTCCTCACCCCCTACAGATTTCCTACTGTACGTTCTTTATGCTCATTCATTACTATCAAATTTTCTTGAAATCTTCTTaatctgtatttctccttttatgaaaaaaatgaaaactttataaaatccagctttttcctttctcctggttttgatatacatttttctcttaattttccaatattttgtttttcaggtctTATTTTCAactctgaaattaattttgacaTATGGCATAATGTAAAAGCTAGCTAACTTCCCCTAAagcttctatttttaaagaaaaaatttccaaaCAATCCCTCATCTGTCATAATCAATTCTCATATGTAATAGGAAGACTATTTTTTCTGGCTATTTTACTAATCTGTCTCATACCagtatttcacaatttttttttttatattctccatactgtgttttaatttttgaagcaaAGAGATCTGTTTCATTACTCTTTGAGAATTTTCCTTGATGTTTTAGTTTGTTTGCAAGAAAAAATTccaatttggattttatttggatttgttttttcattggTATTGCACTAAAATCTTATTATTTTGTGTACTTTTAAGAGAATTCACACTCAATACTggcatttttagaatatttattgtcCACACAAGAACTTTATGTGTTCTTTTAATTATTCAAAACttcattatgtattttgtattataatttattctgagagagagagagagagagagagagcacgcacaagtggaggaagggaggagagagagaaccccaagcagactctgttctgtcagcacacagcctgatgcagggttccatctcccaagccaagagatcatgacctgagctgagatcaagagtccacttacccaacagccacccaggcacccgtttttTATGTATCTTAACAAGTTTAGTCACATAAATCATTGAGGTAATTCCtaactaaatatttgttgttgcaaatgtgAATAGGATCTTACAATCCAATTACTTTATAGCAAGTGAGAAATCAAATAACTATGTCCTGGGTTAGGAGATTATAGGGAACGTGTTgcaaaaattttctatttgtgaatttttatcaTTTGCTGCTCCAAATATGCCATAAGCTAGAAAGCAAGAATTCTgcctagaaaagaaaagagtaaatgaGTTGTGACTGAATGCCCATGAAGTTTTTCTAAGAGCTTTATGGCATGAATTCTGCAATCTCTCTTTTGACTATTCAGGTGGCTTTTCTGCTTACCTTTTTAGTTCTTGGTTATACTCTTAACTAGGTTACATTTGCCACAGAAACAACTTCATGTAATTCTAGAATGCAAATTATGTCTTTGAGTTACATAGACACCCTTGTAATTTTATCCATgattgcaaaatataaaacacatagaCTGATAACTCACCTTATTCACTTCAGCAATTTCTCGCCTCTCTTCACTAGCAAAACGAGGTGGGCCAGTGCGGTCCTCATTCTTTGAGCCATCTTCTTCCACATATGGAATCAGTTGCTGAGAATGAGAGACAAGAggtaaaagttaaaaacatgatATGAAGTTTCCAATTACATGGGTATACAAAATGTCTCTGATTAAGGTTAGtttgtatgcttttcttttaatggtatataaataaatttcaattcaGGTGATAGCCTAAAATAACAGCATTAGAAGTTTATCATTTCAGTGCCTTCTACACATTAgcttttcaggtttcttttgcAAAACAGCCCTTATAACATTACATTAACTGTTGCTTACAATTAAATAATACCCTATCCATTCAATCAGCAAATACTGAGTTCCCAGACACTGGGTGAGATACTACAAAAATAATGACAAGTAAGGTGTGATCCCTACCCCTAACAAATGTATAGTCCATTGAGATAGAACAGACTTTCTTTCATCTATACTAGAAAGGAACTTCATGGATGTGCATTATATAAATGTCAATTACTTTGCTATCTAGAACTTCAGCGTCTATGCAGATTTCTAGATGTCTTAACTGGTTGGGAGAAAGATATTTTGTAGGAGAAAAAATTATACAGCAATGAAATATCAGAATTAATAATGAAACATGTATGGTTTATGATAAGGTTTATTTGATGAAGGCCCTCATAAATGTGACAGAGACTTCAGGAATCATTTAGTCTTTTCCATCTTACATTAACAATGTAGGAACAGCCAGAGGTGAACACATGGTACAACCAGGAGTCATCTGGCCAAACTTCAAATTCTTGGGACAGATATAAACTTATCCACATCCACAACcactctgtcttcctttcctctcccagtGCAGAATTGTCCTCCCTCCTGAAGATgattaatttctcttcctgtgctCTCATTTCTTCACCCTCCCCCCAGTCTCTCTCCCTACTGCTTTCTTGCTTTATAATCTAAACATGTCTGGTCTCTCTCATTTAAaggcttttttcctttcctttcccccaaacCCTTGATGCCAACCATCCTTCCAtctactgtttttctctttttttatctaAGCATTTTGAAGATGAATGTCTGCTTGTTGGCTCCAGTTCCTTATTTCCCGTTTAATCTTCAACCCATTGCGATCTGATTTCTAATTGCTAACATCATCTATGAGCTCTGCTCATATAGACCAATGATTTCCCTCTAGCAAAATCTACTGGACAATTTtcattctctgtttccctttgcTGCAGCATCTGACAATGTCGACCACATTTCTgatctttcttctgtatttctgacCACTTCTTTTTAGGCTGTTTTGCAGTTTACGCTTTTCTCTGTTCATCCTTTACATGCTGATCACTCAAAAAGGAAGCACTCAAcacaaaaaattgttttctatatgtagtgAGAACATCCAGACCTTCCCAGCTATTTGTGTTGGCAGAGACAGAACTTGTCAACAGGAAAGGGCCAcctataaaaatatcatataccTAGTGAACTGAATATATCTATGACCCAAGATGaagtttaagaaatatattttacaactaAAGTGATTCCACTCAGCTAATCTAAATTAATAACGATGAAAACATAATCTTTCATCTGTAAAGGGCTTacatgaaaactattttaaaaggattttacaACACTATCTAAAATTCCTGCTAAAAAAATCATGTACCGATTTAATACAGACACCAGCAGTATTAATAAAAATTGCCATAGACCACTCTCTTCTCTAACAACAAAAGTTCACTATAAGCCTAGATGTTAAAATCTGTAAGGTATTAACATGAAAAGATAGTACTAATTCTATGCATACGTATCCTATTTTCATCTTCTCTAGTCAGAAGTAAAACCAATATAATTCAAACTCTGGAAATACCGTGCAAAtagagagacaggaaaacattACAAATGTCCTGCATCTTATATCATCCTCCCTCTACCACTAACACTTGCCTCCACTGGAATGGGATCCATCCCTCCACAATTTTCATTGCATTTGTCATAGACCAATCTCAGCTTCCTGAAGAGAATAGAAAGTTGGCGAAGGTGATCCTGTAGCTTTGCCAGCCGGTCTTGATATGTTCCAGTATGGTATGTGACACCATTTGGCAGCTTAtcgaacaaaacaaaaacaagaaaaatatgaagtaatGACCATCGAGATTTTCTAGAAGTAAAGCTGGcagaacagaaatattttcttaagcaCTGCATAAAAGCAAACTGTTCCTCACCATCAAGTGCAAAATTTTAAGATTTGAAGAGtaatatttgctcatttgttaGCTCCTTGGCATACTGCTTCAGTGCTGTAAAACAGCTCTGGAAAAAACTGCATGATAAGTGTCTCTGTCCAGCTGAAAAACTTTCCCCTCTAATATTTGAAGTatgttaaaactttaaaaataatgccatGATTTTAATATTGCTTACTATTTAAAAAAGGCAGCAAGCTGCTGAACTTACCttggaagttaaaaacaaaatgcaatttaAACTGGGAAGTTAAAAacgaaaaagcaaaagaaaagtacaaaatacaaAGTGAAGATCATGACTtttcagcagaagaaaggaacagtATACTGCTGCTATTGCAAAATgatctcaaaataactaaaagatCATTAAGATGCTCAAGGCATGCACTAAAGCATAAAGCTGTCACcaaaagttttactttaaaaagaaatcaacagcaggagagagagatgcaaatcaATCTATACTTGAGGATCATTAATAAATTATTGCAAGTAACTGCTATGATCACAGCTCTGTCTTGgatgcttatatatttttaattcaggaCTTTTATCAAAAGAAGCCAAAAAAGTATGTATTGAAATGGTGAAATCACAGACATATGGAAATTGACTATTATTTAGAACTTATAAATAAATGCACCTTTTGTGCATTGCTGAACCTCATGAACaagctcttcctttctttgtacATCAAAATATTCTGTACAGTATTTCATTTCCACAATTTGATGTGTGAAATCATCCTAACATTTGAATTAACAATACTTGTACCATGTTTTCTAGTATATGAGGTGCTTTGATTGTAAGCATTCACTCATACACTTATCTTGGGGATTGAAATGACTTAAAACCAAGATGCTAACTACTACCCGATAGATAAGATTAGCTAGtctttctaaacctcagtttactctttttttc includes:
- the MED30 gene encoding mediator of RNA polymerase II transcription subunit 30 isoform X2, yielding MSTPPLAASGMAPGPFGGPQAQQAAREVNTASLCRIGQETVQDIVYRTMEIFQLLRNMQLPNGVTYHTGTYQDRLAKLQDHLRQLSILFRKLRLVYDKCNENCGGMDPIPVEQLIPYVEEDGSKNEDRTGPPRFASEERREIAEVNKNYMKLFLWQM